The Flavobacterium sp. 140616W15 sequence ACGGAATAGATATCGGGGCCGCCAATGCACCAACGGTAGCACCAGCATTAAATATGCTTGTCGAAAATGCTCGGTCTTTTTTAGGGAAATATTCAGCAGTTGTTTTAATAGCTGCAGGAAAATTACCTGCCTCACCTACTGCCAAAATAAAACGAGCAAAAATGAATAAGGTAACACTCACATTAATTACCATTCCAGTGTCATTAATTGTACTGATAATTTCTTTAGATTCTTCAAAACCTACAAACCAGTGTCCTGTTATTATTCCTGAAGTTGCAATACCACAAAAAGCATGTAAACAAGCTCCTAAAGACCAAATTCCAATAGCCCAAAGAAAACCTCTTTTAGTATCCATCCAATCCACAAACCTTCCAGCAAACAATAAAGAAACGGCATAAAAAATAGAAAATAAAGCAGTAATATTTCCATAATCATTATTTGTCCAGTGGAACTCAGGAGCTATATAATCACTCCATGTTAAGGATAAAACTTGTCTGTCTAAATAATTAATAGTTGTAGCAAAAAATAACAAGGCACATATACTCCAGCGATACTTTCCAGCGGATTTAGTGGTTTGATTCATGGTTTTGGTTTATTATGGTAGTTAAAAATTATTTGCTTTAATTCCTTCGATATAATTGATAAATTCAAACAGAAATTAAATTTATGTAATCGATTGCACAAATATAGTTTTTAATCCTAACTTTGCAAATAAATTAAATATATTTTTAAAAAAACCACTTAAATAAACATATCACACAAAAAAAATAATATTTAAATACTCATTAACCAATATATTTGTTAAATACAGTTTTTCGAAAAAAAATTAAAAATGAAAGATGCCAAGCACTATAAATACAATAAGTAGTTATATGTATTTTAAGACTTAAAAAATAAAACAAACGCATAGAAACATAGTTCTGATGGTTATCAGAATAGAATTAATAATCAAAAATATGATTAGAGAAAATCTAAATTTTTTCACATAGTTATGAAGCCAATTTTAAATGAAACGACTAACGATTGGTAAAAAAAACTATATCTCTATGTGTTAAATAAATATTATTATACTTAACAGCTTAATATCATTAAATTTTATAAAATGAAAAAAATAAGAATCTAAAAAACTACCTTACAATTGTAATCTTGATTGTAACCTTAAAAATAACAGGACCAATATATGCACAGGATAAAATTATTCCGCTTTGGATTACACCTATTCCAAATGCAATAAATAATGCTGAATATACAGAAAAAGAAGTCCTAAAAGATGGAATCGTAACTAGTGTTAGTCATGTTAGCATCCCAACATTAAGCATATTTACACCACATGAAACCAAGTCAAATGGAACTGCTATTTTAATTTTTCCAGGAGGAGGATATTCACATTTATCGATAGATAAAGAAGGTACAAAAGTAGCAAAATGGCTGAATACCTTAGGAATTACAGCATTTGTCATAAAATATAGATTACCCAGCGATTTGATAATGAAAGATAAAACTATCGGGCCATTACAAGATGCTCAGGAAGCTATGCGATTTATTAGAAAAAATGCTAGTCAATGGGATTTGGATTCAACAAAAATAGGTATTATTGGCTTTTCTGCAGGAGGACATTTAGCATCAACTTTGTCAACTCATTACAATGATGTAGTTTACAAAACTGATTATTCAATTAGTGCTCGCCCAAGCTTTTCAATTTTAATTTATCCAGTAATAAGCATGACTAAAGAAGTGGTTCATAAAGGATCACAAACTAATTTATTAGGGACAAATCCTTCTCTGGAATTAATAAATAAGTTCTCAAACGAAAAAACCGTTGCTTCAGATACTCCCACAGCTTTTCTTGTGCATGCAACAGATGATACAGTAGTTCCTTCAGAAAATAGTATCAATTATTATTTGGCACTCAAAAAAAACAAAATACCTGCAGAATTGCATTTATACGAAAAAGGCGGCCATGGCTTTGGATTAGGCGTAAAAGATACTAGTCAGTTTTGGACAAGAGATTGCGTAGAATGGTTAAAAGCTAATGGATATTTATAAAAGATTTAAAAAATACTAGACATTTTAGTCCCTTTAAGCCTCAAAACCCCTTTTACCTCTCCGAATAATTCTCCTTTAGAATAATCTCAAGCGGAATATAATGTGTGTTTTCGACAGGTTCTTGTAATACTAATTTTTTATACAAGTAATTAATTCCCATATACCCTTGTTCCTCTGGTTTTTGGTTGATTAAAAAATCAATTACACCACTTTTTAAATATTCTACATTCTCTTTTAGTAAATCATAACCAATAATTCGAACACCTTTAATGTCATTTTCTTGCAGAAAACGAGCTATGATATAAGCTCTGGAATTCGTTACAAAAACACTATTAACATCTGTGAACATCTCTTTATTCAATTGGGTAATTCCTGAATCTTTGATTGTAACTTCTGAAAATTTAAAATTTGAAAACTCATCACGATCGATAAAAAAAGAATAGAATCCATCAATACGCTGTAAATAAGCCGATGTACTATCAATTTCTCTCGTTATCTTAAAGATTAAAACTTTCTTCTCTTTTTGTAAAGAAAAACTAACAAGCCTACCTGCTAAATACCCGCTCTGAAATGCATCCTGACCAACATAAGCGTATTTTTGATTTCTTACTATATTAGAATCAATCATAACAATTGGAATACCTTTCTTTTTATATTCGCTAAGAAAATGAACAGATTCTTTGTAAAAAACTGGAGCAAATAGTAATCCGTCACATTTAAAATTCATTACTTTTTTGAGGTGTTTTTTAAAAGATGTAGTATTATAATCATAGAAAAAATAATCTAATACGACTCCAAATTTACCAAATTCGATAGCCGCTTTTTCAATTCCTGCAATTTGGCTTTTCCAATATTCTAAATTTTCATATTTAGGTAAGAGCACTGCAAAATGAAATTTTCTATTTAAAGCAAGATTACTCGCTAGAATATTTCTTTCGTATCCATATTCCTCGATTATAGCATTCACTTTTCTAACATTATCTAAAGTAACCTGCCCCCGATTATGAATAATCCTGTCAACTGTTCCGGTAGAAACATTAGCTAATTCTGCTATTTTTTTTATAGTTATGATACTTATTATCTTTAAGTTAAAAGTAATTTTATATAAATGCAAAATTAATTTTTATTATTGAAGATACCTTGTTTTAGATAACATTTTACATACATTTGTTACAATCCGTGTGCGTACACGTAATTTTCTTTTATTCCAATAAGAATCAAACGTTTTATGGAATAGAAATTAGATATACTCCAATAATTTAATCTAAAAC is a genomic window containing:
- a CDS encoding alpha/beta hydrolase, encoding MIVTLKITGPIYAQDKIIPLWITPIPNAINNAEYTEKEVLKDGIVTSVSHVSIPTLSIFTPHETKSNGTAILIFPGGGYSHLSIDKEGTKVAKWLNTLGITAFVIKYRLPSDLIMKDKTIGPLQDAQEAMRFIRKNASQWDLDSTKIGIIGFSAGGHLASTLSTHYNDVVYKTDYSISARPSFSILIYPVISMTKEVVHKGSQTNLLGTNPSLELINKFSNEKTVASDTPTAFLVHATDDTVVPSENSINYYLALKKNKIPAELHLYEKGGHGFGLGVKDTSQFWTRDCVEWLKANGYL
- a CDS encoding LacI family DNA-binding transcriptional regulator produces the protein MHLYKITFNLKIISIITIKKIAELANVSTGTVDRIIHNRGQVTLDNVRKVNAIIEEYGYERNILASNLALNRKFHFAVLLPKYENLEYWKSQIAGIEKAAIEFGKFGVVLDYFFYDYNTTSFKKHLKKVMNFKCDGLLFAPVFYKESVHFLSEYKKKGIPIVMIDSNIVRNQKYAYVGQDAFQSGYLAGRLVSFSLQKEKKVLIFKITREIDSTSAYLQRIDGFYSFFIDRDEFSNFKFSEVTIKDSGITQLNKEMFTDVNSVFVTNSRAYIIARFLQENDIKGVRIIGYDLLKENVEYLKSGVIDFLINQKPEEQGYMGINYLYKKLVLQEPVENTHYIPLEIILKENYSER